A genomic stretch from Dyella sp. M7H15-1 includes:
- a CDS encoding bifunctional (p)ppGpp synthetase/guanosine-3',5'-bis(diphosphate) 3'-pyrophosphohydrolase yields the protein MVHATTTAAGHLAAWQSRAGTLPAVLVDVLAACSQNGVNEHECGDVLDLLAMLGCDAQTQAAALWFEIAHTHPLVWEQRAAALPEELRRLVAGQVAAERVWALHAQRPPEGGSEGLRRLLLAIIRDLRVVFVLLARQLARMRAASTFPESDRQELARLTRDIHSPLANRLGIWQLKWELEDLAFRYLQPDTYRRIAKLLDERRGDRETFIRETLSELGEALRMADIRADLAGRPKHIYSIWKKMQRKALEFSDLYDIRAVRVLVDNVADCYAALGVVHALWPHLPGEFDDYVARPKNNGYRSLHTAVIGPHGKTLEVQIRTHEMHRANELGVAAHWRYKEGGSGNADFEAKIAWMRKLLEPRNDDGELAADLQTELLEDRVYVLTPRGEVVDMPHGATVLDFAYHVHTEVGHRCRGAKVNGRIVPLTYQPHSGDRVEILTAKLAEPSRDWLSTHHGYLNTSRARDKVRAWFRRSAHEANLAVGRALFERELKRLAMSDVDLAKLPALFHLQTQDELLVALALGDVSPGQMARVLQESQHPPEPPLSVPITARPTVFDHSAISIEGVGNLLTTLARCCQPLPGDPVRGFITRTRGVSVHRANCASLARLARRDPDRVIEVSWGQAAAQAYEVTVQLNGYDRKGLQKDVVGVISHANIGIIASSSRLFSRTGEVEMRYTLRVRDFEQLSTLLDRLAALPNVVEARRIGTG from the coding sequence ATGGTTCATGCCACCACCACGGCTGCGGGACACTTGGCGGCGTGGCAGTCACGGGCTGGTACGCTGCCCGCGGTGCTGGTCGACGTGCTCGCTGCCTGTTCCCAGAACGGAGTGAATGAGCACGAATGTGGCGATGTGCTTGATCTGCTCGCCATGCTTGGCTGCGACGCGCAGACCCAGGCCGCGGCGTTGTGGTTCGAAATCGCGCATACCCATCCGTTGGTGTGGGAGCAGCGCGCTGCCGCGCTGCCGGAGGAATTGCGGCGTCTGGTGGCTGGCCAGGTGGCGGCCGAGCGGGTGTGGGCCTTGCATGCACAGCGTCCGCCTGAGGGAGGTTCCGAAGGCTTGCGTCGCCTGCTGCTGGCGATCATTCGCGATCTGCGCGTGGTGTTCGTGTTATTGGCAAGGCAGCTTGCGCGGATGCGCGCGGCCAGCACGTTCCCGGAAAGCGACCGGCAGGAATTAGCACGCCTCACCCGCGACATCCATTCCCCGCTCGCCAATCGCCTGGGTATCTGGCAATTGAAGTGGGAACTGGAAGACCTGGCTTTCCGCTACCTGCAGCCGGATACCTACCGGCGCATCGCCAAGCTGCTGGACGAACGGCGTGGCGATCGCGAAACCTTCATCCGGGAAACACTGAGCGAGCTGGGCGAGGCCTTGCGCATGGCGGACATCCGCGCCGACCTGGCCGGGCGCCCCAAGCACATCTACTCCATCTGGAAAAAGATGCAGCGCAAGGCGCTGGAGTTTTCCGATCTCTACGATATTCGTGCGGTGCGCGTGCTGGTCGACAACGTAGCCGATTGCTACGCCGCGCTTGGCGTGGTGCATGCGCTTTGGCCACATTTGCCGGGCGAGTTCGATGATTACGTAGCGCGCCCCAAGAACAACGGATATCGCTCACTGCACACGGCGGTGATCGGTCCGCATGGCAAGACATTGGAGGTGCAGATCCGTACGCATGAGATGCACCGCGCCAATGAACTCGGCGTCGCCGCGCATTGGCGCTACAAGGAAGGCGGTAGTGGCAATGCGGATTTCGAGGCCAAAATTGCCTGGATGCGCAAACTGCTCGAACCGCGCAACGACGATGGCGAACTCGCCGCCGATCTGCAGACCGAGTTGCTGGAAGATCGCGTCTATGTGCTCACGCCCAGGGGCGAAGTGGTGGACATGCCGCACGGCGCGACCGTACTGGATTTTGCCTATCACGTGCACACCGAGGTGGGGCATAGGTGCCGTGGCGCCAAGGTCAATGGCCGCATCGTGCCGCTGACCTACCAGCCGCACAGCGGCGACCGGGTGGAAATTCTTACCGCCAAACTTGCCGAGCCGAGCCGCGACTGGCTTTCCACCCATCACGGTTATCTCAATACCAGCCGCGCGCGCGACAAAGTGCGCGCGTGGTTCCGCCGCAGTGCGCACGAAGCGAACCTGGCGGTGGGGCGCGCCCTGTTCGAACGCGAGCTCAAGCGACTGGCCATGTCGGATGTCGATCTGGCGAAATTGCCCGCTCTGTTCCACCTACAAACACAAGATGAATTGCTGGTTGCGCTTGCCTTGGGCGACGTCAGTCCAGGGCAAATGGCGCGTGTGTTGCAGGAATCCCAGCACCCGCCCGAGCCACCACTGAGCGTACCCATCACCGCGCGTCCAACCGTGTTCGATCACAGTGCGATCAGCATCGAAGGCGTGGGCAATCTGTTGACTACCCTGGCGCGCTGCTGCCAACCGCTACCCGGCGATCCGGTGCGCGGGTTCATCACCCGTACGCGTGGTGTCTCGGTGCACCGTGCGAACTGCGCCAGCTTGGCACGATTGGCCAGGCGCGATCCGGATCGGGTGATCGAAGTGAGCTGGGGACAGGCGGCTGCGCAGGCGTATGAAGTCACCGTCCAGCTCAATGGCTACGATCGCAAAGGCTTGCAAAAGGATGTGGTGGGCGTCATCAGCCATGCCAACATCGGCATCATCGCCTCATCCAGTCGCCTGTTTTCGCGCACTGGCGAGGTGGAGATGCGCTACACCTTGCGGGTCAGGGATTTCGAGCAATTATCGACCCTGCTGGATCGGCTGGCCGCCTTGCCGAACGTGGTGGAAGCCAGGCGAATCGGGACGGGATGA
- the hrpA gene encoding ATP-dependent RNA helicase HrpA codes for MNDAKPDTSPVSPDSRLRVLRKLLDTVSSRDFGRLLGRWSGLLRRPDAKKLEALAVDIAASAERRQRRVQNKPAIRLDKSLPITVRADEIVKLIREHQVVVIAGETGSGKTTQLPKLCLAAGRGEAGLIGCTQPRRLAARSVARRVAEELGTQLGDKVGFQVRFNDQVSEQSLIKFMTDGILLAETQGDPWLSTYDTLIIDEAHERSLNIDFLLGYLRRLAAKRPELKIIVTSATIDTARFAEHFGGAPVVSVEGRTYPVEVRWRPTDDVAARRNQRRSEMQQGSAEHVAAVLDDITHDDPRGDVLVFMPGEREIRDTHLLLSRRQYRETEILPLYARLSAGDQDRVFKPGVKRRVVLATNVAETSLTVPRIRYVIDTGTARVKRYSQRSQLERLHVEPISQAAADQRKGRCGRVGPGICYRLYDEADYTSRAAYTDPELLRSSLANVILRMLSLQLGKVDEFPFLESPDPRVVADGYRRLTEISAIDERRQLTTVGRTLARLPIDVQLARMLVEAEKLGSLRELLVIVSFLSIQDPRERPADARQQADQAHAAFADPKSDLVGVLNLWREYDHAHEELTQSKLRDWCSRHFLSFLRMREWRELHRQLLLVLDDAGLGTQAPGRGPKAGKPADATKIQASEAKRNLRRAASPSPESRVPSPDDKYEAIHCSLLAGLPTQVGHKDEKGIFRGTRERRFQVFPGSALAKTPPNWIFAAQILDIGGRVWGMMCARIEPLWIEQQAAHLLRSTCRDAHWSRKRGTVVAYEQASLFGLVLVERRAVTFQKQDSTLAHDIFLREALARCDIDARADFVRANQRVLEDAQGIEARQRREGLIRHDDELVDFFRGKLPEDIASSRALDAWYRNTRPAEQAALRWSIDDVMVGGTGLDPKAFPASLEIPITMEDRVPHAQERPQRYRLEYRFVPGDDADGVTLHLPLAMLNALPTARCEWLVRGLLGEKVAELIRGLPKALRRNFVPAPDFARAFVEAESPRDESLAKVLAMFLRRTMGVDIDANDFAPIERAPHFSMRYRLHDEKGRTLATGRDLSVLRGQWAGQAREAFSRKTDIELTREDVTSWDFDEIPEQVRSAGGLLAFPALVDLGDAVALRVFERRDEAGAAHTKGVERLLRNALASDLKQARRRLPIANALSLKYAPLGSVDGLREDLVEGGFADLLAVQDLHARSAATFDVLRTHAARELFASAVERLKLAEPIIEAQADLKPWLQPPLMGFARASYDDLGEQLEAMLAPGFLRELSTARLSHFPRYLKAMRLRAERLRQDPTKDQQRMLQVLPYWREYLNHCAAGDVGLDELRWLIEEWRVSLFAQELKTPEPVSAKRLAKALEEIRSTHR; via the coding sequence ATGAATGATGCGAAGCCCGATACTTCCCCCGTTTCCCCGGACAGCCGTCTGCGCGTGCTGCGCAAGTTGCTGGATACCGTTTCCAGTCGCGATTTTGGACGCCTGCTGGGGCGTTGGAGTGGTCTTTTGCGGCGGCCGGATGCGAAGAAACTCGAAGCGCTGGCCGTCGATATTGCCGCTTCCGCCGAGCGGCGGCAGCGTCGTGTGCAAAACAAGCCGGCGATCCGGCTGGACAAATCGCTGCCGATCACGGTACGGGCGGACGAGATCGTCAAGCTGATCCGCGAACATCAGGTGGTGGTGATCGCCGGCGAAACCGGGTCTGGCAAAACCACCCAGCTACCTAAGCTGTGCCTGGCGGCAGGGCGCGGCGAGGCTGGCCTGATCGGTTGCACGCAACCGCGTCGGTTGGCCGCGCGTTCGGTGGCGCGTCGCGTGGCGGAGGAATTGGGCACGCAATTGGGCGACAAGGTCGGCTTTCAGGTGCGCTTCAACGATCAGGTCTCCGAGCAGAGCCTGATCAAGTTCATGACCGACGGCATTCTGCTGGCCGAAACCCAAGGTGATCCATGGCTGTCGACCTATGACACCCTGATCATCGACGAGGCGCACGAACGCAGCCTCAACATCGATTTCCTGCTTGGGTACCTCAGGCGATTGGCGGCGAAGCGGCCGGAGCTGAAGATCATCGTTACCTCGGCCACCATTGATACCGCGCGTTTTGCCGAGCACTTCGGCGGCGCGCCGGTGGTGTCGGTGGAAGGGCGCACCTATCCGGTGGAAGTACGCTGGCGCCCGACGGACGACGTTGCCGCGCGGCGCAATCAGCGCCGTAGCGAGATGCAACAGGGCAGCGCCGAGCATGTTGCCGCTGTGCTGGACGACATCACGCATGACGATCCGCGCGGTGACGTGTTGGTTTTCATGCCGGGTGAGCGCGAGATCCGCGACACGCATTTGCTGCTTTCGCGCCGGCAGTATCGTGAAACGGAAATCCTGCCCTTGTATGCGCGCCTCTCGGCGGGCGATCAGGATCGGGTCTTCAAGCCCGGCGTCAAGCGTCGCGTGGTATTGGCCACCAACGTGGCGGAAACATCGCTGACTGTACCGCGCATCCGTTACGTGATCGACACCGGTACGGCACGCGTGAAGCGTTACAGCCAGCGCAGCCAGCTTGAGCGCTTGCATGTGGAGCCGATATCGCAGGCGGCTGCCGATCAACGCAAAGGGCGTTGCGGACGAGTCGGTCCTGGCATCTGCTATCGCCTGTATGACGAAGCCGACTACACCTCGCGTGCGGCCTACACCGATCCGGAATTACTGCGCTCCTCGCTGGCCAATGTCATCCTGCGCATGCTGTCGTTGCAGTTGGGCAAGGTGGACGAATTCCCGTTTCTAGAATCGCCCGATCCACGCGTGGTGGCTGATGGCTATCGCCGCCTGACGGAAATCAGCGCGATCGACGAGCGACGCCAGCTCACCACGGTGGGTCGTACGCTGGCGCGCCTGCCGATCGATGTGCAACTTGCGCGCATGCTGGTCGAAGCCGAAAAACTCGGCAGTCTGCGTGAGCTGCTGGTGATCGTGTCTTTCCTCAGCATCCAGGATCCGCGCGAGCGTCCGGCCGATGCGCGGCAGCAGGCCGACCAGGCGCATGCCGCTTTTGCCGATCCCAAGTCCGATCTGGTTGGCGTGTTGAATCTGTGGCGCGAGTACGACCATGCGCATGAGGAACTGACGCAGTCGAAATTGCGCGATTGGTGCTCGCGGCATTTTCTGAGTTTTTTGCGCATGCGCGAATGGAGGGAGCTGCATCGGCAGTTGTTGCTGGTGCTGGATGATGCGGGATTGGGGACTCAAGCGCCGGGACGCGGGCCAAAAGCTGGCAAGCCAGCCGATGCGACGAAGATCCAAGCTAGTGAGGCCAAGCGCAACTTGCGGAGAGCTGCTTCTCCGAGTCCCGAGTCCCGAGTCCCGAGTCCCGACGATAAATACGAAGCCATCCATTGCAGCCTGCTGGCTGGTCTCCCTACGCAGGTCGGCCACAAAGACGAAAAGGGTATTTTCCGCGGCACGCGCGAACGCCGCTTCCAGGTGTTCCCGGGTTCTGCGTTGGCCAAGACGCCACCAAACTGGATTTTCGCCGCGCAGATCCTCGATATCGGTGGTCGCGTGTGGGGCATGATGTGCGCACGTATCGAACCCTTGTGGATCGAGCAACAGGCCGCGCACCTTTTGCGCAGCACTTGTCGCGATGCGCATTGGTCGCGCAAGCGTGGCACTGTGGTCGCTTACGAACAGGCGAGTCTGTTTGGGCTGGTGTTGGTGGAGCGCCGGGCGGTGACGTTCCAGAAACAGGATTCCACACTTGCGCATGACATTTTCCTGCGCGAGGCGCTTGCACGTTGCGATATCGACGCGCGCGCCGATTTTGTCCGCGCCAATCAGCGCGTGCTGGAGGATGCGCAGGGCATCGAGGCGCGCCAGCGCCGCGAGGGTCTGATTCGTCATGACGACGAACTGGTGGATTTCTTCCGAGGCAAACTGCCGGAAGATATCGCGAGCAGCCGTGCGCTGGATGCGTGGTATCGGAATACGCGACCCGCCGAACAGGCCGCACTGCGCTGGTCGATCGACGATGTGATGGTGGGTGGAACAGGGCTGGATCCCAAGGCGTTCCCTGCGTCGCTGGAGATCCCGATAACCATGGAAGATCGAGTGCCACACGCGCAGGAGCGGCCGCAACGTTATCGTCTGGAGTACCGTTTTGTACCGGGTGATGACGCCGACGGCGTGACCCTTCATTTGCCGCTAGCCATGCTCAATGCGCTACCCACCGCACGCTGTGAATGGCTGGTGCGCGGATTGCTCGGTGAAAAAGTCGCGGAGCTGATCCGCGGCCTGCCCAAGGCTTTGCGTCGCAACTTTGTGCCCGCGCCGGATTTTGCGCGCGCTTTTGTCGAAGCCGAATCGCCGCGCGACGAATCATTGGCCAAAGTACTGGCCATGTTCCTTCGCCGCACGATGGGTGTGGACATCGATGCGAATGACTTTGCGCCGATCGAACGGGCTCCGCATTTTTCCATGCGCTATCGCCTGCATGACGAGAAAGGGCGCACGCTGGCGACCGGGCGCGATCTTTCCGTGCTGCGCGGACAATGGGCGGGGCAGGCGCGCGAAGCCTTCTCCCGCAAAACCGATATCGAACTTACCCGCGAAGACGTTACGAGTTGGGATTTCGACGAGATTCCCGAGCAGGTGAGATCGGCAGGCGGTTTACTTGCTTTCCCAGCACTGGTCGATCTTGGTGATGCGGTGGCGCTGCGTGTTTTCGAGCGTCGCGACGAGGCTGGAGCTGCACATACCAAAGGCGTTGAGCGTTTGCTGCGCAACGCGTTGGCCAGTGACCTGAAGCAGGCGCGTCGGCGTTTGCCGATCGCCAACGCCCTGTCACTGAAGTATGCGCCGCTCGGCAGCGTGGATGGCCTGCGCGAGGATCTGGTCGAAGGCGGTTTCGCTGATCTGCTCGCCGTGCAGGATCTGCACGCACGCAGTGCCGCCACCTTCGACGTACTGCGCACGCATGCGGCGCGTGAATTGTTCGCTTCGGCGGTGGAGCGCTTGAAGCTGGCCGAGCCGATTATCGAGGCACAGGCCGATCTGAAGCCCTGGCTGCAACCACCGCTGATGGGGTTTGCGCGAGCCAGCTATGACGATCTTGGCGAACAGCTCGAAGCCATGCTTGCGCCTGGTTTCTTGCGTGAACTGTCGACAGCACGGCTGTCGCATTTCCCTCGCTATCTGAAAGCGATGCGCTTGCGCGCCGAACGCCTGCGCCAGGATCCCACCAAGGACCAGCAACGCATGTTGCAGGTGCTGCCTTATTGGCGGGAATACCTCAATCATTGCGCGGCAGGCGATGTCGGGTTGGATGAGCTGCGCTGGCTGATCGAGGAATGGCGTGTATCGTTGTTCGCGCAGGAACTGAAGACACCTGAACCGGTGTCGGCCAAGCGCCTGGCGAAGGCGCTGGAAGAGATCAGGTCCACCCATCGATAG
- a CDS encoding NAD-dependent epimerase/dehydratase family protein — MTVLVFGGSGQIGHYLLPLLAARDEPVVAVSREPRAALPGMTWLAGRLVDQVPFVDGVSAIFSLGPLYPFADWLGHAPLHHAPRVVALSSMSAETKSGSEVPAEREISHTLLRGESALMAACMRHGSDWTVLRPTLIYGAGMDQSLTPIARRAMRTRVFPLPAGCGLRQPVHAQDLARAALAVLDTSASAMKILSIGGGERLCVREMFARVRHSLSVDTLPVPIPAWLLHLARRGAGRLRGPLSRLDADLIADNTEMTRLLGIHPRPFRPDAESWLQHRSLSPPSL; from the coding sequence ATGACGGTATTGGTGTTCGGTGGTAGTGGTCAGATCGGGCACTATCTATTGCCGCTGCTCGCTGCGCGCGACGAGCCCGTCGTTGCGGTAAGTCGCGAACCGCGCGCTGCGCTGCCCGGCATGACATGGCTGGCGGGCCGTCTGGTGGACCAAGTGCCGTTCGTCGACGGCGTCTCGGCCATTTTCAGTTTGGGTCCGCTGTACCCGTTTGCCGATTGGCTGGGCCATGCCCCGTTGCATCATGCGCCGCGCGTGGTGGCTCTCAGTTCGATGAGCGCAGAAACCAAGTCTGGTTCGGAAGTGCCAGCCGAACGCGAAATATCGCATACGCTGCTGCGTGGCGAGAGTGCATTGATGGCAGCCTGCATGCGGCACGGCAGTGACTGGACGGTATTGCGTCCCACACTGATTTATGGGGCGGGCATGGACCAAAGCCTTACCCCTATCGCTCGTCGCGCCATGCGCACACGCGTGTTCCCGTTGCCGGCCGGGTGCGGTTTGCGCCAGCCGGTGCATGCGCAGGATCTGGCACGGGCTGCGCTGGCAGTACTCGATACATCGGCCTCGGCGATGAAAATCCTGTCCATCGGTGGTGGCGAGCGTCTTTGCGTACGCGAGATGTTCGCGCGGGTGAGGCACAGTCTGTCGGTGGATACGTTGCCGGTGCCGATTCCGGCCTGGCTGTTGCACTTGGCGCGCCGTGGTGCGGGACGGCTGCGCGGGCCATTGAGTCGGTTGGACGCTGATCTCATCGCCGACAATACGGAGATGACGCGGTTGCTGGGGATCCATCCGCGCCCCTTCCGGCCGGATGCCGAGAGTTGGTTGCAACATCGCTCCCTTTCTCCTCCCAGTTTGTAA
- the mrcB gene encoding penicillin-binding protein 1B yields the protein MDSLSRIRSIASACWPWIRIPFWIGTGLLFGFVLPYSLILNKRVQDRFNDLVFAVPTRVYSQPVRLAPGVPMTPGALEVGLTFSGYVSDGHGDVPGSWARKGGIYVISSRGYAGPGGGELPKHIRVVLERGIVQSVTDLGTGKALQETHLDPARIATVYGPKQEDRSIVQLSDVPPLLVGGLQAVEDRDFKHHIGVDFTAILRAAFADLRAGHAVQGASTITQQLVRNLFLSRDQTMGRKLNEALMSILLEMHYDKSRILDAYINEVFLGQQGNQAVRGFAAASEFYFGRRLEYLRPQEIAMLVGLVKGPSQFDPRRFPDRALARRNLVLDQFASTGLLTQEQARAAQATPLGVIANGQLPHDRFPAFMQWVRVQITHDFDEETLRQGNLSIFTTLDPATQLYTEQSIDATIKSLGKRGDDTQAAAVITDSRTGSVLAVVGSKVAGDQGFNRALDAQRPIGSTIKPFVYLVALTQPERWNLASELDDSPISMRQPDGTPWTPHNDDNQSHGMVPMVDALAYSWNLATIHLGLDVGVPRIKAFLDSFGLVKIQPGPSLLIGAIDLAPIQVAQLYQYLASGGHALPLLAVSGVVDGNGRTIKRYEVQSGQGEYQPAVRLVTWAMQQVATYGTAHTLAESSLAALHVAGKTGTSNDLRDSWFAGFTGDRLGVFWMGRDDNKPSHLFGATGALRAWQELFRKLPTQPLSAAPGDGLEMAWINPVDGKRSDPQCSGAKQVPVIAGSLSSDSEGCFWQKVGNLFGSSPNAPAPADATPATTVTRE from the coding sequence TTGGACTCTCTGAGCCGAATTCGATCGATCGCAAGTGCGTGCTGGCCGTGGATACGCATTCCCTTCTGGATCGGCACTGGCCTGTTGTTCGGTTTCGTGTTGCCGTACTCGCTGATATTGAACAAGCGTGTGCAGGACCGTTTCAACGACCTGGTTTTCGCCGTGCCGACTCGCGTCTACTCGCAGCCGGTGCGTCTGGCACCCGGTGTACCCATGACGCCCGGCGCGCTTGAAGTGGGACTGACCTTCTCCGGCTACGTCTCCGATGGCCATGGCGATGTGCCGGGTAGCTGGGCCAGGAAGGGTGGCATCTATGTCATTTCCTCGCGCGGTTATGCCGGTCCCGGTGGCGGTGAATTGCCCAAGCATATTCGCGTGGTGCTGGAGCGGGGCATCGTGCAATCGGTGACTGATCTGGGCACGGGCAAGGCGTTGCAGGAAACCCATCTGGATCCGGCGCGCATCGCCACCGTGTACGGACCCAAGCAGGAAGATCGCAGCATTGTGCAACTGAGCGATGTCCCTCCCCTGTTGGTCGGCGGCTTGCAGGCGGTCGAGGATCGCGACTTCAAACATCACATCGGCGTGGATTTCACCGCCATCCTTCGCGCTGCCTTTGCTGACCTGCGTGCGGGACATGCGGTGCAAGGCGCTTCGACCATCACCCAGCAGCTCGTCCGCAATCTGTTCCTCAGTCGTGACCAGACGATGGGGCGCAAATTGAACGAGGCGCTGATGTCGATCCTGCTGGAAATGCATTACGACAAGTCGCGCATTCTCGATGCGTACATTAACGAAGTGTTCCTCGGCCAGCAGGGCAATCAGGCGGTGCGCGGTTTTGCGGCGGCGTCGGAATTTTATTTCGGTCGTCGCCTGGAATACCTGCGTCCGCAGGAAATCGCCATGCTGGTGGGATTGGTCAAAGGCCCCAGCCAGTTCGATCCACGCCGTTTCCCGGATCGTGCGCTGGCACGGCGCAATTTGGTGCTGGATCAGTTCGCCAGTACCGGCTTGCTCACACAGGAGCAAGCACGTGCCGCGCAAGCAACACCACTTGGGGTGATCGCGAATGGCCAGCTTCCACACGATCGCTTCCCCGCCTTCATGCAATGGGTGCGCGTACAGATTACCCATGATTTTGATGAAGAAACCTTGCGGCAGGGCAATCTGTCGATCTTCACCACGCTCGATCCGGCCACGCAGCTTTATACCGAGCAATCGATCGACGCCACCATCAAGAGTCTGGGCAAACGTGGCGACGATACCCAGGCTGCCGCTGTGATCACGGACTCCAGGACTGGTAGCGTGCTCGCCGTGGTCGGCAGCAAGGTTGCGGGTGACCAGGGTTTCAATCGCGCATTGGATGCACAGCGCCCGATCGGCTCCACCATCAAGCCTTTCGTCTATCTGGTTGCGTTGACGCAGCCAGAGCGCTGGAACCTTGCCTCGGAGCTGGACGATTCGCCTATCAGCATGCGTCAGCCCGATGGCACGCCATGGACGCCGCACAACGATGACAACCAAAGTCACGGCATGGTACCGATGGTGGATGCGTTGGCATACTCATGGAACCTTGCCACCATCCATCTTGGCCTTGATGTTGGCGTGCCGCGCATCAAGGCGTTTCTGGACTCCTTCGGCCTGGTGAAGATCCAGCCCGGTCCATCGCTGCTGATCGGTGCGATCGATCTGGCGCCGATCCAGGTGGCGCAGCTCTATCAGTATTTGGCTTCCGGCGGACACGCGTTGCCGTTGCTGGCGGTGAGCGGCGTCGTCGACGGCAACGGTCGCACCATCAAGCGTTATGAGGTGCAGAGCGGACAGGGTGAATATCAGCCCGCTGTGCGTCTGGTGACTTGGGCGATGCAGCAGGTGGCTACCTACGGCACCGCACATACGCTGGCCGAATCCAGCCTCGCCGCGCTGCATGTCGCCGGCAAGACCGGGACCAGCAATGATCTGCGCGATAGCTGGTTCGCCGGTTTCACCGGCGATCGCCTGGGTGTGTTCTGGATGGGCCGCGACGACAACAAGCCCAGCCACCTGTTTGGTGCCACCGGTGCCTTGCGTGCCTGGCAGGAATTGTTCCGCAAATTGCCCACTCAACCGCTCTCCGCCGCGCCGGGCGACGGGTTGGAAATGGCTTGGATCAACCCCGTCGACGGCAAACGTAGCGATCCGCAGTGCTCGGGCGCCAAACAGGTGCCAGTGATCGCCGGTTCGCTGTCCAGCGATTCGGAGGGGTGTTTTTGGCAAAAGGTCGGTAATCTGTTCGGTTCCAGCCCCAATGCCCCGGCGCCTGCCGATGCCACGCCTGCCACTACAGTCACCCGAGAATGA
- a CDS encoding tetratricopeptide repeat protein: protein MPFRTFRAFPFLPVAFAGILLAACTQPLPEAPKPTGKSNAAMVAEIQAAGERDKSVINVHPLVDPGITTLQDGARTDERNGQFDAAAAKLDMALKRSPNSPAVLQDRAELAIYMGHYDMAEQLAHQSWSLGSKQGPLCARNWQTIVEMRQRVNDTASAATASKSVEACREPGIQRF from the coding sequence ATGCCGTTCCGTACGTTTCGCGCTTTCCCATTTCTGCCGGTAGCTTTCGCCGGTATCCTGCTCGCCGCATGCACCCAGCCCCTACCTGAAGCACCCAAGCCGACAGGGAAATCCAATGCGGCCATGGTGGCGGAGATCCAGGCCGCCGGCGAACGCGACAAATCGGTGATCAATGTGCATCCTCTGGTGGATCCGGGCATTACCACCCTGCAGGATGGTGCACGCACGGATGAACGCAACGGTCAGTTTGATGCCGCCGCCGCCAAGCTGGACATGGCGCTGAAGCGCAGCCCGAATTCGCCGGCCGTGCTGCAAGACCGTGCCGAATTGGCCATCTATATGGGCCATTACGACATGGCCGAACAGCTTGCGCATCAATCCTGGTCGCTGGGCTCCAAGCAGGGGCCGTTGTGCGCGCGCAACTGGCAGACCATCGTTGAGATGCGTCAACGCGTGAACGATACAGCCAGTGCCGCCACGGCCAGCAAGAGCGTTGAAGCATGCCGCGAACCCGGCATCCAGCGTTTCTGA